The following coding sequences are from one Streptococcus sp. NPS 308 window:
- the mutS gene encoding DNA mismatch repair protein MutS encodes MATEKLSPGMQQYVDIKKQYPDAFLLFRMGDFYELFYEDAINAAQILEISLTSRNKNAENPIPMAGVPYHSAQQYIDVLIEQGYKVAIAEQMEDPKQAVGVVKREVVQVITPGTVVDSSKPDSQNNFLVSLDRDGNQFGLAYMDLVTGDFYVTGLLDFTLVCGEIRNLKAREVVLGYDLSEEEEQILSRQMNLVLSHEKEGFEDIHLLDSRLAAVEQAAASKLLQYVHRTQMRELNHLKPVIRYEIKDFLQMDYATKASLDLVENARSGKKQGSLFWLLDETKTAMGMRLLRSWIHRPLIDKERIVQRQEVVQVFLDHFFERSDLTDSLKGVYDIERLASRVSFGKTNPKDLLQLATTLSSVPRIRAILEGMEQPALAYLITQLDGIPELESLISAAIAPEAPHVITEGGIIRTGFDETLDKYRRVLREGTSWIAEIEAKERENSGISTLKIDYNKKDGYYFHVTNSQLGNVPAHFFRKATLKNSERFGTEELARIEGDMLEAREKSANLEYEIFMRIREEVSKYIQRLQALAQGIATVDVLQSLAVVAETQHLIRPEFGDDSQIDIQKGRHAVVEKVMGAQTYIPNSIQMAEDTSIQLITGPNMSGKSTYMRQLAMTAVMAQMGSYVPAESAYLPIFDAIFTRIGAADDLVSGQSTFMVEMMEANNAISHATKDSLILFDELGRGTATYDGMALAQSIIEYIHEHIGAKTLFATHYHELTSLESSLEHLVNVHVATLEQGGQVTFLHKIEPGPADKSYGIHVAKIAGLPGELLARADKILTQLESQGQESQAPMRQTSAVTEQISLFDTPEEHPILAELAKLDVYNMTPMQAMNVLVEFKQKL; translated from the coding sequence ATGGCAACAGAAAAGCTATCACCCGGCATGCAACAGTATGTGGATATTAAAAAACAATACCCAGATGCTTTTTTGCTTTTTCGGATGGGTGATTTTTACGAGTTGTTCTATGAAGATGCAATTAATGCAGCACAGATTTTAGAAATTTCCTTAACAAGTCGGAATAAAAATGCAGAAAATCCGATACCCATGGCGGGTGTCCCCTATCATTCTGCCCAGCAGTATATCGATGTATTGATCGAGCAGGGCTATAAGGTGGCCATTGCCGAGCAGATGGAAGATCCCAAACAAGCGGTCGGAGTTGTCAAGCGAGAGGTGGTCCAGGTCATCACACCTGGAACGGTCGTTGATAGCAGTAAGCCGGATAGTCAGAATAATTTCTTGGTTTCCTTAGATCGTGATGGCAATCAGTTTGGTCTGGCTTATATGGATTTGGTGACGGGTGATTTCTATGTGACAGGGCTATTGGATTTCACTCTCGTTTGTGGAGAAATCCGTAACCTCAAGGCGCGAGAAGTGGTGCTGGGTTATGACTTGTCTGAGGAAGAGGAGCAAATCCTAAGCCGTCAGATGAATCTTGTGCTTTCCCATGAGAAGGAAGGCTTTGAGGATATTCATTTACTGGATTCACGTTTAGCAGCTGTGGAGCAAGCAGCAGCTAGTAAGCTACTCCAGTATGTTCATCGGACCCAGATGCGGGAATTGAACCATCTCAAACCAGTTATCCGCTATGAAATCAAAGATTTCTTACAGATGGACTATGCGACCAAGGCTAGTTTGGACTTGGTTGAGAATGCCCGTTCAGGCAAGAAGCAGGGGAGTCTTTTCTGGCTTTTGGATGAAACCAAAACAGCTATGGGCATGCGGCTCTTGCGCTCTTGGATTCATCGTCCCTTGATTGATAAGGAACGAATCGTCCAACGTCAAGAGGTGGTGCAGGTCTTTCTTGACCACTTTTTTGAGCGTAGTGATTTGACAGACAGTCTCAAGGGTGTTTATGACATCGAACGCTTGGCTAGTCGGGTTTCTTTTGGCAAGACCAATCCCAAGGATCTCTTGCAGTTAGCTACTACCTTGTCTAGTGTGCCACGGATTCGTGCGATTTTAGAAGGCATGGAGCAGCCTGCTTTGGCCTATCTCATTACACAGTTGGATGGAATCCCTGAGTTGGAGAGCTTGATTAGCGCAGCGATTGCTCCTGAAGCTCCTCATGTGATTACGGAAGGTGGCATTATCCGTACGGGATTTGATGAGACCTTGGATAAATACCGTCGAGTACTTAGAGAAGGGACCAGCTGGATTGCTGAGATTGAGGCTAAGGAGAGAGAAAACTCTGGTATCAGCACGCTCAAGATTGACTACAATAAAAAGGATGGCTACTATTTCCATGTGACCAATTCGCAACTGGGAAATGTTCCAGCCCACTTTTTCCGCAAGGCGACGCTGAAAAACTCAGAACGCTTCGGTACCGAGGAATTAGCGCGTATCGAGGGAGATATGCTGGAGGCACGTGAAAAGTCAGCCAACCTAGAGTACGAAATCTTTATGCGTATCCGAGAGGAAGTCAGCAAGTATATCCAGCGCTTGCAGGCTCTAGCCCAAGGAATTGCGACGGTTGATGTCTTGCAAAGTCTGGCGGTTGTAGCTGAAACCCAGCATTTGATTCGACCTGAGTTTGGAGACGATTCACAAATAGATATCCAAAAAGGGCGCCATGCGGTCGTTGAAAAGGTCATGGGGGCTCAGACCTACATTCCAAACAGCATCCAGATGGCAGAAGATACCAGCATTCAATTGATTACAGGGCCCAACATGAGCGGGAAGTCTACCTACATGCGCCAGCTAGCCATGACTGCGGTTATGGCCCAGATGGGTTCCTATGTTCCTGCTGAGAGCGCCTACTTGCCGATTTTTGATGCCATCTTTACTCGCATCGGAGCGGCAGATGACTTGGTTTCAGGTCAATCAACCTTCATGGTGGAGATGATGGAGGCCAACAATGCCATTTCGCATGCGACCAAGGACTCACTCATTCTCTTTGATGAATTGGGACGGGGAACGGCGACCTATGATGGCATGGCTTTAGCCCAGTCCATCATCGAATACATCCATGAGCATATCGGAGCCAAGACCCTCTTTGCCACCCATTACCATGAGTTGACTAGTTTGGAGTCCAGTTTGGAGCACTTGGTCAATGTTCACGTGGCAACCTTGGAGCAGGGTGGGCAGGTCACCTTCCTTCACAAGATTGAACCAGGTCCAGCTGATAAATCCTACGGTATCCATGTTGCTAAGATTGCTGGCTTACCGGGAGAACTTTTAGCAAGAGCGGATAAGATTTTAACGCAACTGGAGAGTCAGGGACAAGAAAGCCAAGCTCCGATGAGGCAAACTAGCGCCGTCACGGAACAGATTTCTCTCTTTGATACGCCTGAAGAACATCCTATCCTAGCAGAATTGGCTAAACTGGATGTGTACAACATGACACCTATGCAGGCTATGAATGTCTTAGTCGAGTTCAAACAAAAATTATAA
- the argR gene encoding arginine repressor: MRKRERHQLIKKMIAEEKLGTQKEIQDRLEAQNVYVTQTTLSRDLREIGLTKIKKNDMVYYVLANETDKIDLVEFLSHHLEGVARAEFTLVLHTKLGEAAVLANVVDANKDEWILGTVAGANTLLVICRDQHVAKLMEDRLLDLMKDK, encoded by the coding sequence ATGAGAAAAAGAGAACGGCATCAGTTGATTAAAAAGATGATCGCTGAAGAAAAACTTGGAACACAAAAAGAGATTCAAGATCGTCTTGAAGCTCAGAATGTCTATGTGACGCAAACGACTTTGTCACGTGATTTGCGTGAAATCGGCTTGACCAAGATCAAGAAAAATGATATGGTGTATTATGTACTAGCAAATGAGACAGATAAGATTGATTTAGTTGAGTTTTTGTCTCATCATTTAGAAGGAGTTGCAAGAGCAGAATTCACCTTGGTACTTCATACAAAACTTGGGGAAGCGGCAGTCTTAGCAAACGTTGTAGATGCAAACAAGGATGAATGGATTTTAGGAACGGTTGCTGGTGCTAATACCTTATTGGTTATTTGTCGAGACCAGCACGTTGCCAAGCTGATGGAAGATCGTTTGCTAGATTTGATGAAAGATAAATAA
- the argS gene encoding arginine--tRNA ligase: MNTKKLIAGELASVIDSLDQEAIFNLLEQPKNSDMGDIAFPAFSLAKVERKAPQMIAADIAAKINSQAFEKVVATGPYVNFFLDKSAISGAVIKEIIEKGADYAQQTEGQEQNITIDLSSPNIAKPFSVGHLRSTVIGDALSNIFKKMGYKTIKINHLGDWGKQFGLLMVAYKKWGSKEAIEANPIDELLKLYVRINAEIETDKALDDEGRLWFKKLEDGDPEATQLWQWFRDESLVEFNRIYKLLGVEFDSLNGEAFYNDKMDEAVQILEEKGLLEESQGACIVNLDDFDLPPAMIKKSDGATLYITRDIATAIYRARTYNFVKNVYAVGQEQSNHFKQLKAVLKKMGFAWSDDMVHVDFGLVTKNRQKLSTRKGNIILLEPTLQEAITRAKAQIEAKNPDLENKDQIAQAVGVGAVKFYDLKTDRRNGYDFDLEAMVSFEGETGPYIQYAYARIQSLLRKADFHPNAQESYSLNDAESWEIIKLLQDFARVIKRASDNYDPSLIAKYAISLAQAFNKYYAHTRILDESPERDSRLALSYATAVVLKEALRLLGVEAPEKM; this comes from the coding sequence ATGAATACAAAAAAACTGATTGCTGGCGAATTGGCTAGCGTCATCGATAGCCTGGACCAAGAGGCTATTTTCAATTTACTAGAACAACCTAAAAATTCAGATATGGGAGACATCGCTTTCCCTGCTTTCTCACTAGCAAAAGTCGAACGCAAGGCACCGCAAATGATTGCTGCCGATATTGCTGCAAAGATCAACAGCCAAGCCTTTGAAAAAGTGGTGGCAACGGGTCCTTACGTAAACTTTTTCCTTGATAAATCTGCTATTTCTGGTGCAGTTATCAAAGAAATCATCGAAAAAGGTGCTGACTACGCCCAACAAACGGAAGGCCAAGAGCAAAATATTACGATTGACCTTTCTAGTCCCAATATCGCCAAACCCTTCTCAGTCGGCCACTTGCGTTCAACAGTTATCGGAGATGCCCTCTCTAATATCTTTAAGAAGATGGGCTACAAAACCATTAAAATCAACCACCTTGGAGACTGGGGGAAACAGTTTGGTCTTCTCATGGTTGCTTATAAGAAGTGGGGTTCTAAAGAAGCCATCGAAGCCAACCCAATCGATGAGTTGTTGAAACTTTACGTTCGCATCAATGCCGAAATCGAAACTGACAAGGCTCTCGACGATGAAGGTCGCCTCTGGTTCAAAAAACTAGAAGATGGTGATCCTGAAGCAACTCAACTTTGGCAATGGTTCCGTGATGAAAGTTTGGTCGAATTCAACCGCATCTACAAACTACTCGGTGTTGAATTTGATAGCTTAAACGGTGAAGCCTTCTACAATGACAAGATGGATGAAGCCGTACAAATCTTAGAAGAAAAAGGCTTGCTAGAAGAGTCTCAAGGGGCTTGCATTGTCAACTTGGATGATTTCGATTTGCCACCTGCTATGATTAAAAAATCAGATGGCGCTACTCTCTACATCACTCGTGATATCGCAACAGCCATCTACCGTGCTCGTACTTACAACTTTGTTAAAAATGTCTATGCTGTCGGCCAAGAGCAATCTAACCACTTTAAACAGTTGAAAGCCGTCTTGAAGAAAATGGGATTTGCTTGGAGTGACGATATGGTTCACGTTGACTTTGGTCTTGTAACCAAGAATCGCCAAAAACTCTCTACTCGTAAAGGAAACATCATCCTGCTCGAGCCAACTCTCCAAGAAGCCATCACTCGTGCTAAAGCTCAAATCGAAGCGAAAAATCCTGACCTTGAAAACAAGGATCAAATCGCCCAAGCTGTTGGGGTTGGAGCTGTCAAATTCTACGACCTGAAAACTGATCGTCGAAATGGTTATGACTTTGATTTGGAAGCAATGGTTTCATTTGAAGGAGAAACTGGTCCGTACATCCAATACGCTTACGCTCGTATTCAGTCTCTACTTAGAAAAGCTGACTTCCATCCAAATGCTCAAGAAAGTTACAGTCTAAATGATGCCGAAAGCTGGGAAATCATCAAACTTCTCCAAGACTTTGCCCGTGTCATCAAACGTGCTTCTGACAACTATGACCCATCGCTCATTGCTAAGTATGCAATCAGCTTGGCGCAAGCTTTCAATAAATACTATGCTCACACTCGTATCTTGGATGAAAGCCCAGAGCGCGACAGTCGTCTGGCCCTCAGCTACGCAACCGCAGTCGTCCTCAAAGAAGCTCTTCGTTTGCTCGGAGTAGAAGCACCAGAGAAGATGTGA
- the nrdI gene encoding class Ib ribonucleoside-diphosphate reductase assembly flavoprotein NrdI yields the protein MKKISLVYISLSGNTESFVTRLKDYLLSQHEGIEVQKIHIKDLVKKGKDFFEMDHPYVAFLPTYLEGGNGVDNGDVEILTTPVGDFIAYGDNASKCFGVVGSGNRNFNNQYCLTAKQYSQRFGFPVLADFEMRGMLGDIKKVAAIIADLYGLES from the coding sequence ATGAAAAAAATATCCTTAGTTTATATCAGTTTGAGTGGAAATACAGAGAGTTTTGTAACCCGACTTAAGGACTATCTCTTGTCCCAGCACGAAGGGATTGAGGTCCAAAAGATCCATATCAAGGATTTGGTCAAGAAAGGGAAAGATTTCTTTGAGATGGACCATCCTTATGTCGCCTTTTTACCAACCTATCTAGAAGGTGGAAATGGTGTCGACAACGGCGATGTTGAGATCCTGACGACTCCAGTGGGTGATTTTATCGCCTATGGAGACAATGCTAGTAAGTGTTTTGGTGTAGTGGGATCTGGTAATCGCAATTTTAATAACCAATACTGTTTGACTGCCAAGCAGTACAGTCAGCGTTTTGGTTTCCCTGTTCTAGCAGATTTTGAAATGAGAGGCATGTTGGGAGATATTAAAAAGGTTGCAGCGATTATCGCGGACTTATATGGATTGGAAAGTTAA
- a CDS encoding ABC transporter permease: protein MKKKPIYLWILLVLSALISASSLFGILGPVPSKEVLRASLSNSGSLTAQQIEDTVNYTYQVTAASHSIFNVVLIVLSAILVVVAFVFLVRKNVQFANYAYLGYLLLAIVGLVYSFMNIQDALQLIKDDTLGLGIGTLAKGTVILFMIINVLFLALVLYKMWRQQKDLAEEAEAEEVA, encoded by the coding sequence ATGAAAAAGAAACCAATTTATCTCTGGATTTTGTTAGTCCTATCCGCACTCATTTCTGCTTCGTCATTATTTGGCATCTTGGGCCCAGTCCCTAGCAAAGAAGTTCTTCGTGCGAGTCTATCTAATAGTGGGTCCCTTACTGCTCAGCAAATAGAAGACACGGTTAACTATACCTACCAAGTAACAGCGGCATCGCACTCAATTTTTAATGTAGTTTTGATTGTTTTATCTGCTATTTTAGTTGTGGTAGCCTTTGTGTTCTTAGTTCGTAAAAACGTCCAATTTGCAAACTATGCTTATCTTGGCTATCTTTTGCTAGCGATTGTTGGTTTGGTCTATTCTTTTATGAACATTCAAGATGCACTTCAATTGATTAAAGATGATACCCTAGGCTTAGGAATAGGCACATTAGCAAAAGGAACCGTTATTTTGTTCATGATTATCAATGTCCTCTTTTTAGCTTTAGTCCTTTACAAGATGTGGCGCCAACAAAAAGATTTGGCTGAGGAAGCCGAAGCAGAGGAAGTTGCCTAA
- a CDS encoding response regulator transcription factor: MYKVLLVDDEYMVTEGLKRLIPFEKWDMKVVATANHADDALGYVKHHPVDVIISDVNMPDKTGLEMIKEMKEILPDAYYILLSGYQEFDYVKKAMNLSVVDYLVKPVDKVELSHLLEKIASQLQEKVEQSQTLSQELDEEGFVNFLAGKDNWWIGLSKEKQGSFTIPYYVLGQDWQIFISDQPLDGIVVTPFVAPYQQAFEKWKINAEKALFYGSVNLEKSESLFAYYEPIYRVIIQGNINQIIEELTLLEKVVLENTPRVAITKQLFTQFVMDVFHLFEHLKADDMTEIVKAIHAINSFEELVAYIKATLTKFFGQYRMNENVVSVLEVIGRDYQKELSLKDISKDLFINPVYLGQLIKRETNSTFAELLNKQRIKAAQQLLLSTNDSIEDVCYAVGYSNVGYFYKVFRKLCGKSPKAYRKQVETGL; encoded by the coding sequence ATGTATAAAGTTTTATTAGTAGACGACGAGTACATGGTGACAGAGGGGCTCAAGCGCTTGATTCCCTTTGAAAAATGGGATATGAAAGTCGTCGCAACAGCCAATCATGCTGACGATGCTCTGGGCTATGTCAAGCATCATCCGGTTGATGTGATTATTTCGGATGTCAATATGCCCGATAAAACAGGACTGGAGATGATCAAGGAGATGAAGGAGATTCTCCCAGATGCCTATTATATCTTGCTATCTGGCTATCAGGAGTTTGACTATGTCAAGAAAGCAATGAACCTGAGTGTCGTGGATTATCTGGTGAAGCCAGTGGATAAGGTGGAGTTGAGTCATTTATTAGAAAAAATTGCGAGTCAACTTCAGGAAAAGGTGGAGCAGAGTCAGACTCTCAGCCAAGAATTGGATGAAGAAGGCTTTGTCAACTTCTTAGCAGGTAAAGACAACTGGTGGATAGGTCTTTCCAAGGAAAAACAAGGTTCTTTCACTATTCCTTACTATGTTTTAGGTCAAGACTGGCAGATTTTTATCTCTGATCAACCACTAGATGGAATCGTAGTAACGCCCTTTGTAGCACCCTACCAACAAGCCTTTGAAAAATGGAAGATCAACGCAGAAAAAGCCCTCTTTTACGGTTCCGTCAATCTAGAAAAATCCGAGAGTCTATTTGCTTATTACGAACCGATTTATCGCGTGATTATCCAAGGAAATATCAATCAAATCATCGAAGAATTGACCCTGCTGGAGAAGGTTGTCTTAGAGAATACACCGCGCGTGGCTATCACCAAACAACTCTTCACTCAATTTGTCATGGATGTCTTCCACTTGTTTGAGCATCTAAAAGCGGATGATATGACAGAGATTGTCAAAGCCATCCATGCTATTAACTCCTTTGAAGAATTGGTTGCCTACATCAAAGCAACCTTGACTAAGTTCTTTGGCCAGTATCGGATGAATGAAAATGTGGTCAGTGTTCTAGAGGTGATCGGCCGCGATTATCAAAAAGAGCTCTCACTTAAGGATATTAGCAAGGATCTCTTTATTAACCCAGTCTACCTCGGTCAGCTGATTAAGCGAGAAACCAACTCGACCTTTGCAGAACTGCTCAACAAACAGCGAATTAAGGCAGCGCAACAGCTCTTGCTTTCAACCAATGATAGTATTGAAGATGTTTGCTATGCCGTTGGTTACAGTAATGTCGGCTATTTTTACAAAGTTTTCCGTAAATTGTGCGGAAAATCACCAAAAGCTTACCGAAAACAAGTCGAGACAGGCCTGTAA
- a CDS encoding sensor histidine kinase has product MKNWRQNRMKQFWLHSLLRIYSLVIIIIIASFAVMISYADWDSREKEAQRVAQRVTTRTVSEIEYYHRESTRLAQTLVENQARIEGIYKYFSLSTPDYFYWQLERKASPYISVSLYENIDDLYVRNDFVTGVAIVLQDYKEVFVSTRGKRSGEKIPAENFKPAPNSFAIPVSDPVSDQDLGVIYISLSPDVLRGAIDNTRGNTPMAVTVTSSFDTEMFQLGEKVSAERENWLVGVTSHGYQVRVAVPKDFVLKGTLTSSAVIIGLSILFIIILYITLRQTFSKYQKQVVDLVESIQVIAQGEEGLRIDTSEKDQELLLIAETTNDMLDRLEKNIHDIYQLELSQKDANMRALQAQINPHFMYNTLEFLRMYAVMESQDELADIIYEFSSLLRNNISDERETTLQQELEFCRKYSYLCMVRYPKSVAYGFKIAPELENMKIPKFTLQPLVENYFAHGIDYRRTDNVISIKVLKGEGFVEILVVDNGRGMPAEKLAALQEKLAQRSFEHEASYSGERQSIGIVNVHERFVLYFGDRYQISVESAEQEGVLYRITIQDE; this is encoded by the coding sequence ATGAAAAATTGGCGACAAAATAGAATGAAGCAATTTTGGCTTCACTCTCTTTTACGGATTTATAGCCTCGTTATAATCATCATCATTGCTAGTTTTGCGGTGATGATTTCCTATGCTGACTGGGATTCGCGCGAGAAAGAAGCTCAGCGAGTAGCTCAACGCGTGACGACTCGGACAGTAAGTGAGATTGAATATTACCATAGAGAGTCGACTCGGCTTGCCCAGACTTTGGTTGAAAATCAGGCTCGCATCGAAGGGATTTACAAGTACTTTAGTCTCAGTACACCAGACTATTTTTATTGGCAATTAGAGCGCAAGGCTTCTCCTTATATCTCGGTATCCTTGTATGAAAATATCGACGATCTCTATGTTCGTAATGATTTTGTGACAGGGGTGGCAATTGTCCTCCAAGATTACAAAGAAGTTTTTGTTTCAACCAGAGGGAAACGAAGTGGAGAGAAAATTCCAGCAGAAAATTTCAAACCAGCTCCTAATAGTTTTGCCATTCCTGTATCCGATCCCGTTTCTGACCAGGATTTAGGAGTGATCTACATCTCTTTATCCCCAGATGTCTTACGTGGAGCTATTGACAATACCCGAGGCAACACACCAATGGCTGTGACGGTGACTTCGTCTTTTGATACGGAGATGTTTCAGCTTGGGGAGAAGGTGTCAGCAGAGCGGGAGAACTGGCTTGTAGGAGTCACCTCTCATGGCTATCAAGTTCGTGTGGCTGTTCCTAAGGATTTTGTTCTTAAGGGAACGTTGACTAGTTCTGCTGTCATTATTGGACTAAGCATTCTCTTTATCATCATTTTGTATATCACTCTGAGACAGACCTTTTCAAAATATCAAAAGCAGGTGGTGGATTTGGTCGAGTCTATTCAGGTTATTGCTCAAGGAGAAGAAGGACTTCGAATCGATACCTCTGAAAAAGACCAAGAATTGCTTCTCATTGCAGAAACAACCAATGATATGTTGGATCGACTGGAAAAAAATATCCACGATATTTATCAGTTGGAACTTAGCCAAAAAGATGCCAATATGCGAGCCTTGCAAGCTCAGATCAATCCGCATTTTATGTATAATACATTGGAATTTCTTCGCATGTATGCGGTGATGGAAAGCCAAGATGAGCTGGCGGATATTATCTATGAATTTAGTAGCTTGTTGCGTAACAATATCTCTGATGAGCGTGAAACGACCTTGCAACAAGAACTAGAATTTTGTCGTAAATACAGTTATCTCTGTATGGTTCGCTATCCAAAGTCAGTAGCTTATGGCTTTAAGATCGCGCCAGAATTAGAAAATATGAAGATTCCCAAGTTTACGCTCCAACCATTGGTCGAAAATTACTTTGCCCACGGTATTGACTACCGCCGAACAGACAATGTTATCAGCATCAAGGTCTTGAAGGGTGAGGGATTTGTTGAAATCCTGGTAGTCGATAATGGTCGTGGCATGCCTGCTGAAAAATTAGCTGCCTTGCAAGAGAAATTAGCTCAGAGAAGTTTTGAGCACGAAGCAAGCTACAGCGGCGAGCGGCAGTCAATCGGAATAGTGAATGTACACGAACGCTTTGTCCTCTATTTTGGGGATCGCTACCAAATCAGTGTAGAGTCAGCTGAGCAAGAAGGTGTTCTCTATCGAATCACTATCCAGGATGAATAG
- a CDS encoding YesL family protein yields MGKFLEFVFNRFFLGMIVTAFFWLFTLAGGVVFGLAPASATLMSLYAEHGYTYRAYSLKEAWELYKSNFVKSNLTFYSFVFVDLVLVYGLYLLVQLPHQTIFHLLATFLNVLVVALVFLAYTVSLKLQVYFDLSYRNTVKLSLIGIFMSLPAIAKVLIGTGLLVGVGYYMPALLFFVGIGVWHFFISDMLEPIYESIHEKLATK; encoded by the coding sequence ATGGGAAAATTTCTAGAATTCGTCTTTAATCGTTTCTTTTTAGGAATGATTGTGACGGCTTTTTTCTGGTTATTCACACTAGCAGGAGGTGTGGTCTTTGGTTTGGCACCAGCTAGTGCAACCCTTATGAGTTTATATGCTGAGCACGGTTATACTTATCGAGCTTATAGTTTGAAAGAAGCTTGGGAACTCTATAAGAGTAACTTTGTCAAGAGCAACCTCACTTTCTATAGTTTTGTATTTGTAGATTTAGTATTAGTTTATGGTCTGTATCTTTTGGTTCAATTGCCCCATCAGACTATTTTTCATCTCTTGGCAACCTTTCTTAATGTTCTTGTAGTGGCCCTTGTCTTTCTAGCCTATACTGTTTCCTTGAAACTTCAGGTATATTTTGATTTATCCTACCGAAATACCGTGAAATTGTCTCTTATTGGGATTTTCATGAGCTTGCCAGCAATCGCCAAGGTTCTGATTGGCACAGGCTTGCTTGTAGGAGTTGGTTACTATATGCCTGCTCTCCTCTTTTTTGTAGGAATTGGTGTGTGGCATTTCTTTATCAGTGATATGTTGGAACCTATTTATGAAAGTATCCATGAAAAATTGGCGACAAAATAG
- a CDS encoding MptD family putative ECF transporter S component has protein sequence MKKNILTTLLAVVLYFLCLGIGVVLGHLVDSTGNMFYAPAFSTLVGGSVYMFLLVKVPRFGAISTLGLFMALFFLASKHGAGAFLPAIACGLAADATARLGHYQDKIKNLFSFLVFAFSTSGPILLMWINPASYEAALLARGKSQEYIDRIMVAPELDKIFLFVASILLCALIGALLGQVISKKFTHKI, from the coding sequence ATGAAGAAAAATATCTTAACCACCCTCTTAGCTGTCGTCCTCTATTTCCTCTGTCTAGGGATTGGAGTAGTACTTGGACACCTGGTTGACTCAACGGGCAATATGTTCTATGCTCCTGCTTTTTCAACCCTTGTTGGGGGGAGTGTTTACATGTTTCTTCTGGTAAAAGTTCCTCGTTTTGGTGCCATTTCCACTCTAGGGCTCTTTATGGCTCTCTTCTTCCTAGCTAGTAAACACGGCGCTGGAGCCTTTCTACCAGCTATCGCCTGCGGTCTTGCAGCAGATGCCACCGCTCGCCTCGGTCACTATCAGGATAAGATTAAAAATCTTTTCTCCTTCCTAGTCTTTGCTTTTAGCACAAGTGGTCCTATCCTCCTCATGTGGATCAATCCAGCATCCTACGAGGCAGCTCTCCTCGCTCGTGGAAAATCTCAGGAATACATTGACCGTATCATGGTCGCTCCAGAGCTAGACAAAATTTTTCTCTTTGTCGCAAGCATTCTCCTTTGTGCCTTGATTGGTGCTTTGCTTGGGCAAGTCATTAGTAAAAAGTTTACACACAAAATCTAA
- a CDS encoding methionine ABC transporter permease: MTDLIQTYLPNVYKMGWSGQAGWGTAIYLTLYMTVLSFIIGGFLGLVAGLFLVLTAPGGVLENKVVFWILDKITSIFRAVPFIILLAILSPLSHLIVKTSIGPNAALVPLSFAVFAFFARQVQVVLAELDGGVIEAAQASGATFWDIVGVYLSEGLPDLIRVTTVTLISLVGETAMAGAVGAGGIGNVAIAYGFNRYNHDVTILATIIIILIIFTIQFLGDFLTRKLSHK; encoded by the coding sequence ATGACAGACTTGATTCAAACTTACTTACCAAATGTCTATAAGATGGGCTGGTCAGGTCAGGCAGGCTGGGGAACAGCCATTTACCTAACTCTTTATATGACAGTTCTTTCCTTCATTATCGGAGGGTTCTTGGGGCTCGTTGCAGGTCTTTTCCTTGTCTTGACAGCGCCAGGCGGTGTCTTGGAGAACAAGGTCGTTTTCTGGATTTTAGACAAGATTACCTCTATTTTCCGTGCGGTTCCCTTCATCATCCTTTTGGCTATCTTGTCACCTCTTTCTCACTTGATTGTCAAGACTAGTATCGGACCCAATGCAGCCCTTGTCCCACTTTCTTTTGCGGTATTTGCCTTCTTTGCCCGTCAGGTGCAGGTCGTCTTGGCTGAGCTGGATGGCGGTGTCATTGAAGCGGCTCAAGCTAGTGGAGCGACTTTCTGGGATATCGTTGGGGTATACCTATCCGAAGGTCTTCCAGATTTGATTCGTGTGACGACTGTGACCTTGATTTCCCTTGTTGGTGAAACCGCTATGGCGGGAGCAGTTGGTGCTGGTGGTATCGGTAATGTGGCCATTGCCTATGGATTCAACCGTTACAATCACGATGTGACCATCTTGGCGACCATTATTATCATCTTGATTATCTTTACAATCCAGTTCTTGGGAGATTTCTTGACCAGGAAATTAAGTCATAAATAA